The Flavobacteriales bacterium region TTTTTGTACCCGGGGTCGGACTCGAACCGACATGTCCGTGAAGACAATGGTGTTTGATGCCGATAGCTATCGGCACATCGTGTCTATCTATACTTAGAAATAAGCTTCTCTACCATTTCAGGATATTTTTTCAGGTTTTGAATGTAATTTTTGCTCTTCATCCGTTTAATATGAGATTCCATTTTTAATGCGGTGCCAAGTGGTAAATCAGAAATTTCCAGATAAAGCTCCCAATCAGAGTATTTTGCTGTATAACTATTTCTAAATTCCCTGGACAGATGGTATTCAATTCGCTTTTCCAGATCTTTAGTCACTCCGGTATAATATTTACCTGCGGTAAAAGAAAAAAGAATATAAACGCTAGCCATTTTTTCGCAAAATTAAAAAAGCAGAGCTCTTTCTGAACTCTGCTTTTTGTACCCGGGGTCGGACTCGAACCGACATGTCCGTGAAGACAATGGTGTTTGAGACCATCGTGTCTACCATTCCACCACCCGGGCAGAATATGACCATTTCAAGGGTCATTGG contains the following coding sequences:
- a CDS encoding GIY-YIG nuclease family protein, which codes for MASVYILFSFTAGKYYTGVTKDLEKRIEYHLSREFRNSYTAKYSDWELYLEISDLPLGTALKMESHIKRMKSKNYIQNLKKYPEMVEKLISKYR